A genome region from Clupea harengus chromosome 7, Ch_v2.0.2, whole genome shotgun sequence includes the following:
- the LOC122133028 gene encoding dynamin-1-like encodes MSSPTPQRRAPPGPPRPGGRSAPPTPPAMGVPPVPSRPGASPDPTAPPQVPFRPNRQPPGVPSRPSKGSPSHGESPQHSFDS; translated from the exons ATGTCAAGTCCCACCCCCCAGCGCCGTGCCCCCCCCGGCCCACCCCGCCCAGGCGGTCGCAGtgcccccccgaccccccctgCCATGGGAGTGCCCCCTGTGCCCTCTCGCCCGGGCGCCTCGCCCGACCCCACTGCACCCCCACAGGTGCCCTTCCGCCCAAACCGCCAGCCGCCAGGTGTGccaag CCGGCCCAGCAAAGGAAGCCCCTCCCACGGAGAGAGCCCTCAACACTCATTtgactcttaa